DNA sequence from the Deinococcus depolymerans genome:
ACGGGCCTGCTGGGCCTGCTGGGCATCGACGCCGACCCCATGCGGTCGCGCGAGCACGTGCTGCTGTCGAACCTGCTGGGGCACGCGTGGGGCGAGGGGCGGTCGCTGGACATGGGCGGCCTGATCGCCGGGATTCAGGCGCCGCCCTTTCCGCAGATCGGCGTGATGCCCGTGGACGCCTTCTACCCCCCCAAGGAGCGCTTCGAGCTGGCCATGAGCCTGAACAACCTGCTGGCCTCGCCGGGCTTCGCCGCGTGGACGCAGGGCGAGCCGCTGGACGTGGGCCGCTTCCTGTTCACGCCGGAAGGGAAACCGCGCGTGTCGGTCATGAGCGTCGCGCACCTGGGGGACGCCGAGCGCATGTTCTTCGTGTCGATGCTCCTGAACGCCACCCTGGCGTGGATGCGCACGCAGTCCGGCACCAGCTCCCTGCGGGCCGTGCTGTACATGGACGAGATCGCCGGGTACTTCCCGCCGAACGGGAACCCGCCCAGCAAGCCGCCCATGCTGACCCTGCTGAAACAGGCGCGGGCCTTCGGGCTGGGCGTCGTGCTGTCCACGCAGAACCCCGTGGACCTCGATTACAAGGGCCTGAGCAACACCGGCACCTGGATGATCGGCCGCCTCCAGACCGACAACGACAAGGCCCGCGTGCTGGAGGCGCTGCAGGGCGCGACCGCCGGCCCGAACGCCCTGACCCGCGAGCAGCTCGACGCCCTGCTGTCCGGCCTGGGCAAGCGCGTGTTCCTGATGCACAACGTCCACGAGGCCCGCCCCGCGCTGTTCACGACCCGCTGGACCATGAGTTACCTCGCCGGGCCGATCACCGGCACGCAGATCCGGCGCCTGACGGGGGAGAGGAAGGCAGATGGCGGAAGGCAGAAGGCGGCTGGCCCGGCTGGAGGTTCGCCTTCGGCCATCGGCCTTCAGCCTTCTGCGCCGGCGAAGCCCGTCGTTCCGCCCGGCATCACCGAGGTCTTCGTGCCCACGTCCCGGCCGGACGTGCAGTACCACGCGCAGCTGCTGGCGGTCACGCAGGTCCGCTACGCCTCCGTGAAGTACCGCCTGGACGTGGCGGGCGTGCTCCCACTGGTGGTGGACGTGACAGACGGCCCGATTCCCGTGAACTGGGACGAGGCGACCGACCTGCACATCGACCCGAACGCACTGGAGCAGTCGGGCGTGGACGGCGCGACCTTCTCGGACGTGCCGGCGGCGCTGCTGAACGCGAAGAACCACGCCCGCTGGGCGAAGGAGGCGGCGAAGTTCGTGGCGGGCAGCCGCCCCCTGACGCTGTGGCAGGAGCCGGGCAGCGGCCTGATCAGCGCGCCGGGCGAGGCCGAGGGGGACTTCCGCGCGCGGGCCAGTCTGGCCGGGCGGGAGGCCAGGGACGCGGCCGTGCAGAAACTCCGCGCAAAGTATGCCAGCAAGGTTTCCACGTTGCAGGACCGCCTGGCGCGCGCGCAGTTGAAGGTGCAGCAGCAGCAGGCGCAGGCGCAGCAGGCCGGGTTGCAGACGGCCATGAGTGTCGGCGTGGGCGTGCTGGGCGCACTGTTCGGCGGCGGGCGAAAGACGACCGCGCTGCGCAGCGGCGTGTCCGGCGTGGGCCGCTCCATGCGCGAGGGGCAGGACGTGCAGGCCGCGCAGACCGAACTGGCGCAGGTTG
Encoded proteins:
- a CDS encoding ATP-binding protein; translation: MQDYEKLGAFYLGRAVDPATNQPTDELLLYDSADLTTHAVIIGMTGSGKTGLGLSLIEEALMDGVPVLAVDPKGDLGNLLLTFPDLTPGDFRPWVDEAEAARAGVSADDLAAQKAALWRKGLGEWGQSGERIRTLREKADFAVYTPGGSAGLPVSVLKGFDAPPPEIMDDADALRERIQGTVTGLLGLLGIDADPMRSREHVLLSNLLGHAWGEGRSLDMGGLIAGIQAPPFPQIGVMPVDAFYPPKERFELAMSLNNLLASPGFAAWTQGEPLDVGRFLFTPEGKPRVSVMSVAHLGDAERMFFVSMLLNATLAWMRTQSGTSSLRAVLYMDEIAGYFPPNGNPPSKPPMLTLLKQARAFGLGVVLSTQNPVDLDYKGLSNTGTWMIGRLQTDNDKARVLEALQGATAGPNALTREQLDALLSGLGKRVFLMHNVHEARPALFTTRWTMSYLAGPITGTQIRRLTGERKADGGRQKAAGPAGGSPSAIGLQPSAPAKPVVPPGITEVFVPTSRPDVQYHAQLLAVTQVRYASVKYRLDVAGVLPLVVDVTDGPIPVNWDEATDLHIDPNALEQSGVDGATFSDVPAALLNAKNHARWAKEAAKFVAGSRPLTLWQEPGSGLISAPGEAEGDFRARASLAGREARDAAVQKLRAKYASKVSTLQDRLARAQLKVQQQQAQAQQAGLQTAMSVGVGVLGALFGGGRKTTALRSGVSGVGRSMREGQDVQAAQTELAQVAAQLQELQAQVQAEVDALTLTASSDLVPLDVKAKSTDVTVPLVALAWLPYTRAASGQLTPAWDTPT